In the Lactobacillus paragasseri genome, GCAAGCATTTGCTATTTTAGGACAAGGTATTTTTCTTGCCCGAGCAATTGTTGGCTCTTGGAAACAGCAACCTTTTACTGAAATAGCACAAGATGTGTTACTTTTTTTGATCTTCTATTTATTACGGCAAGGTATCAACTGGTTTCAAAAATGGTACATGAACCGTTATGCAAATCAAACAACTACACTTTTGCGCCAGCAACTACTTAATAAAACCTATGATGGCGGAATTGCACTAGTATCAAGAATTGGAACTGGTAACTTAGTTTCTACTTTACTAGATGGAATGGATGAGATTTCTAACTATCTATCTTTGATTTTTCCAAAATTAATTGCACTTGCAATTGTTCCTTGGGTTATTTTGATCTATATCTTTACCTTAAATGCCCTATCTGGCTGGATTTTATTGCTAGTCTTTCCTCTACTAATCTTATTTATGATTATTTTAGGGACAGCAGCACAAAGTAAAGCTAGTAAGCAATACGCAGGCTATGTTAAGTTGCAAAATCATTTTGTCGACGCCTTGCGTGGCTTAAGTACTTTAAAAGTTTTAGGACTTGCTAGAAGATATGGCAATATTGTTTACAAGAACAGCGAAAACTATCGTAAAAAAACAATGGGAGTTTTAAGAGTGGCTATCTTGTCTACTTTTACACTTGATTTCTTTACAACTTTGTCAATTGCGATGATTGCCATGTTTCTTGGAATTGGCTTAATCAACGGCAATTTGGTTCTCTATCCTTCGCTAGTTATTTTGATCTTATCACCCGAATATTTTTTACCTATTCGTGATTTTGGTAATGACTTTCATGCAACATTAAACGGTAAAAACGCGCTTGGACAAATTTTTGATATTTTAGCTTTTCCTACTACACCGCAAGAGGATCAGTTATCCAGTTTCACGTGGAACAACGATAGCACTTTAGTAGCTAAGAATCTTTCTTTTAACTACAGTCATGTTGATCAAAGTAAGTTCACTGTTAATAAAAATGCTAAAATGAGCGGCGTCGTAAAAAAGAAAACGATGCATAAAACAAGCCAACATACCGCTGATGAATTACGTAATATCAATTTGAACCTTACTGGTTTTCAAAAAGTCGGCATTATTGGGCCAACTGGAGCTGGCAAGACAACTTTAATGCGAATCCTAGCTGGTTTCCTTACCCCGCACCTTAAAGACGATAACTTCACTATCAATGGACAAACTCTTACTCAACTCAATCAAAAGAATTGGCAAAATCAAATTACTTATATTCCGCAAGATCCTTACATGTTCGCTACTAGTATCAAAGACAATCTAACTTTCTATAACCCAAATGCCAGCCAGGAAGAGATTGATGCAGCTTTAAAGGCAACTGACTTAGACAACTTCGTGGCCAGCTTAAAAGATGGTTTGAATACTAAAATTGGCGAAAATGGACGTGGCATTTCTGGTGGTCAAAAACAGCGAATTGCCTTGGCACGCGCATTTTTAGCAAAAGACCGCAAGATTTTATTCTTCGATGAACCAACTGCTCACCTTGATATTGAAACTGAATACGAATTAAAGCAACCAATGAAAAAACTAATGGAAAATCACCTAGTTTTCTTTACAACTCACCGTCTGCATTGGTTAAATGACATGGATTGGTGCTTAGTTATTGAAAATGGAGAAATCGTCGAACAAGGTACTCCTGCAGATTTAGCAAAAAATGGAACTGCCTTTAAGAAACTCACTAAGCCACTGAAAGAAGACCAACTATGATGAATAAAAAATTTTCTTGGAAAAATGATCACTGGATTAAACCATACCTAGCCCAATATAAATGGAACTTTCTCTTAGCAATTTTTCTAGGCGTAATCATGTTCTTTTGCGGTGGTGCCCTTATGTTTTATGCTGGCTATACCATCGATAAAGCCGCTACACGCCCAGAAAACATTCTAATGATTTATGTACCAATAGTTTTAATGCGGGCTGTTGGTATTGGTCGTCCTTTATTTAGATATTTAGAACGTTTAGTATCCCACAACTGGATTTTACGTGTTACTAGTTCTTTAAGACGAAGACTGTTTTACATTGCCGAAAGAAATACTTCAGCTGTTGGTTCAAGCTTTCAAACAGGAAGTATTTTATCGCTTTTAACTGATGACATTGGTCACTTGCAAAATCTTTATCTAAGAACTATTTTCCCTGCAATCTTGAGTTACTTAGTTGGTTTCTTTGTAGTAATTTTGCTGGGGCTCTTCTCCTGGCCTTTAGCTGGAGCAATCGCAATTTTATTAGTTGCGGAATTAGTATTGGTTCCCTTATTCTCCCTCTTAAAACAAGCTGCTGTTCGCACTAAAGAGAAAGAAGAAAAAGCACAACTTTACACTGAATTTACTGACCAAGTTTTAGGAGCTGGGGACTGGAAAATTTCTGGTAGACGGGATGCCTTTTTTAATCAAACTAAAGAGACTTTAAAATCTTTAGGCCAACATGAAAAGAAGTCTGGAAAGTTTGATTGGGCTAGAGACTTCGGTCTTGAGTTCATCTTTGGCTTGATGGCAGTTGCGCTTCTTTATTTCACGAACCAAACTCTTACCAATAATCAAGAAGCAGCAAACTATGTTGGAGCAGTTGTCTTAGCTCTCTTTCCTTTATCAGATGCCTTTATTCCAGTTGGTCAAGGAATTGAAGAATGGCATACATATAGCGATTCTGTAAAACACTTAAATGAATTAAAGGTACCAGAGAATCGTTTGCCTGCTCAGCAATATCTCGATCCTGCTTTTGCAGGTACTTTAAGAGTATCGGATATTTCATTCACTTATCCTAAAGAAGACTATCCAATTATTCAAAATTTCTCTCTTACTCTAAAAAGAGGACAAAAAGCTGCTTTAATCGGCCCATCAGGTGCTGGTAAAAGTACTATTTTGCAATTAATCTTAGGTGATTTAAAACCTAACCAAGGGACTGTGACACTCGATCATTTAAACGTTCTTAAACTTCAAAGGGAACGCTCAAAGTTATTCTCTGTTCTAAATCAAGAACCATTTTTGTTTAATACAACTATTTATGAAAATCTCAAAATGGCTAACTCAGATGCTACTACAGATCAAATGATGGAAATTTTAGAAAAGGTCCAGCTAGCTGATTTTGTTAATTCACTTCCTAAGAAGTTAGACACAGAAGTAGCTGAAGCTGGAGCGCGTTTTTCAGGTGGTCAGAAAGAGCGTTTAGCATTAGCACGTGTACTTTTACAAGACACACCAATCGTCCTCTTAGACGAGCCCACTGTTGGTTTAGATCCTCTTACAGAACAAAAACTTTTAAATTTAGTGTTTGAAGTTTTAAAAAATAAGACAGTAGTTTGGGTAACGCACCATCTACAAGGTGTAAAATATATGAACGAAGTTCTCTTCTTTAAAGATGGCAAAGTCACAATGCAAGGAAATCCACATGATCTCTTTAAACATAATGAACATTTCCACCAACTTTATTTAATGGATCAAGGACTAATCTAAAAAATAGAAAGAAGTTTACTATGTCTGCTGAAGCTAAGCAAGGCTACTATGAATTAATTGAACCACGTACCCTATTTAATTCAATTATTCCCGTATTATTAGGGATGATGTATACAGAATATAATTTTCAGTTTTTCAGAATTTTTCCTACAATTGAAATGTGTATTGCCACGATTGTTCTACAAATTTTTATGAACGTGAATGATGGCTATTGGGATTATAAACGTGAAAAAGCTGCCAAAACTGGCGATCATAAGAAGAATCCCATTGGTAAGTATCACCTTAATCCTAAACACGTTTTAGCTTTTGTTTGGGTATTATTCATCGTTTCAGCTGTTTGCGCTATTCTGATTGGACTTCAAACTAATATCTATATTTGGATTGTTGGAATTATTTGTTATGCTATTGCTATTTCTTATTCAACGGGTTCACACACAATTTCTGCTGGACCGTTTGGAGAGATTGCAGCTTGTTTTGCAATGGGCTTTGGTATTTTCTTGGTAATGGTTTACATCAATGTTTGTTCTAAGGTCTCTTTTAATTGGAACTTTATTTATCCAATTATTCTGGCTGCTGGAATACCTGAAATTTGTAACTTTACTTTAATGCTAGGTAACAATTTATGTGATCATGACGCCGATATTGCAAATGGTCGCCACACACTAGTTTCATACATTGGAATCAAAGGCGGATTATATTTATTTGTATTCAATTATTTACTTGGTTTCTTTTTAACAGGTTGGGCAATTTGGATTGGTGTCCTTCCTTGGAGTGTAGCTTTAATTTTAATTTGCATTCCAACCATCTATAAGAACATGCGCTTTCTTTGGAAAATTCAGACGAAGCCAAAATCATTTCCTAAAGTTGTTCAAAATACGCAAGTATTGTTTATTACTGAAGCGGTTGGTTTCTTTATCGGTTTGATTTTAAATCTTAGAATTAGATAATTAAAAAAGGTCGAAACTTCATCTTAGTATGAAGTTTCGACCCTTTTTAGTTATATTTTAAGCTAAATTAGTCACTTTTCCTCTTAAGATTTATTTTTTTAGTAAACTATAAAAAAATATAAAGAAAAGGATATAAACAAACATGAAAGTATTAAACGAGTGTCAACTACAAACCGTCGTTGGTGGAAAAAATTGGTCAGTTGCAAAGTGCGGAGGAACAATTGGTACTAATATAGCTATTGGTGCATGGAGAGGTGCACGGGCTGGATCCTTTTTTGGTCAGCCAGTTTCTGTAGGAGCAGGTGCACTAATCGGTGCAAGTGCTGGTGCAATTGGCGGATCAGTACAATGTGTGGGCTGGTTAGCTGGAGGTGGAAGATAATGATCGAAAAAGTTTCTAAAAATGAACTAAGCCGGATATATGGTGGAAACAACGTAAATTGGGGTAGTGTTGCAGGATCATGTGGTAAAGGTGCAGTAATGGGAATATATTTCGGGAATCCCATATTAGGGTGCGCTAACGGAGCTGCAACATCATTGGTTCTACAAACTGCTAGTGGAATATATAAAAATTATCAAAAAAAGAGATAGTATATGACGGGAATATGGATAGTAATTATTAGTATTATTGTGCTTTCAATAATTATCACCAATATAGTAGCTCTAATACAGACACTATTACATAAGAAAAATGAAAAATATTATTTTGATAAATCTTTTGGAGCCTATGGCGATAAAAATAATCCAAAATATCTGTTTAATAATGTTGAACATCATGATTTTTTCCATGTATTTTATCAGTATTTTATTTGCTCATATATTCCATTTATAGATGTCATTTTTTGGTTCTTAGGTTCAATTTGGTAATAATCAAAAAAGGTCGAAACTTCATCTTAGTACGAAGTTTCGACCTTATTTTATTTCAAATTATTTTTATTGCTTCCACGCTGCATCAAATTTTGCTTTACCTGCTTTAATTTGATTATCAACATTTTGACCATTCTTAGCTGCATACAAAATCTTAGCCATAATTGGATCTAATTGACTGTAGGCAGCGTTTGAGTTCTTAGCTACTGGAATACTGTACAAGTGTTTCATAGCCCCTTCTAACTTAGCTGGAAGCTTAGTCTTGGTGTTTTCTTTGTATTCTTTAGATTTCACAACAGAATTATTAACTGGAATATAGCCAGTTGCATTTGCCCATTTAAGTTGAGTAGATTTAGAAGTTAAAAATTGCATATATTTAAATGCGGCAGTTCTTTGCATTGCTGTTGCTTTTTTAAACATGTAAATATCAGTACCTTGCTGCATAGTATATTTACCAGGGCGTGCAGCTACATCATAAGTAAACTTATCACCAACTGCCTTTTTAACGTAGCCTTCACCTGCTGATGTTCCAATATACATTGCTACCTTTTCATTAGCAAATGGACCTGATAAATAGTGTGCTGAACCAGCAGTTGTAAAGTAGCCCTTCTTCATACCTTGAGCATAGTAATCAATAACTTTCTTGGAATCTTTGCCAGTAAAGTTAACTTTATCAGTTAAATTAATTCCTTCATTTTTCATACCCAAGGTATAGTAATTAGCTAAAGAATCAAAGCCTGCACCAACAACTTGATGGTTACTCTTCTTATAAATGGTTTCTGAAACTTGTGCTAATTCCTTCATAGTTGTAGGAACTTTTTTAATACCATATTTTTCAAACATGGACTTGTTATAGGTTAAAACTTCAATAGATTTATTAAATGGAATACCGTATTGTTTTCCTTGAATTTTAGCTCCATCCAATAATTCAGTTCTAATATTTGACTTAGCAGCACTTCCCCAACCGAGCTTACTGTTATTAATGTATGGGGAAAGATCAACCAACATATTACTCTTAACAGCATTATAGAGCCAACCAGGATATGCTTGCGTAATTGTTGGTAAATTATTTGGTGATTGTAATGTTGAATTTACCTTAGCTTGTAAATCAATATAAGAACCTTGATTTTCAAGTTTGATTTTAATATTAGGATTTTTCTTTTCAAATTCTGCAGTTAATTTTTCTAATTCTGCACGCTGACCACCATTCATTCCATGCCAAAAGGTTACCGTAGTTTTCTTGGTAATTTTAGTTGGAATATTTGCTGCTGAACTATCTTCTTTATTTCCTTTTGAACATCCAGTAGCAATTAATGCCAACCCTGCAACTAAACCTAAAGCAATCTTTTTATATAAATTCATCAAAATCCTCCAGTAATTTCAAAATTGAAGCACTATTTATTGTATCAAAGTAAAAATCATATACAAGATGTTGTAGTATAAAAATAAGATTTTTTATTTTGAAATTTTTCATATTTTAAATTCTGCGTCAAACGCGCATTATATATAGCTTTTGCATATATAAAATACGTATATATCCGTACATTATAAAGAATAATGTTTATAATTATTCATATTTTGCCTTGAATTACGATTAATAGTCTGCTATCTTTAAATCGTCAACTTCATTAAATAGTTCTGGAGGAAAAAATGAAGATAAAGAAATTTTTGATTGGCGCCGCTATGGTTTTACTTGCTGCAACAAGTGCAGCTTGCTCGAACAGTAAATCTGCTTCTAAATCAAGCGATGGTTATACTCCTAAGGAGTTAAACGTTCAATTCGTTCCTAGTGTCCAAGCTTCTAAACTTGAAGCTAAGGCTAAACCATTACAAGGTTTACTTGAAAAGCAATTACACATGCCCGTTCACGTAACTGTTTCAACTGATAATTCCGCTTTGGTTGAAGCAATGGCATCTAAGAAAGTTGATGTTGGTTTCTTACCACCTGATGCTTATGTTTTAGCTCACAAGCGTGGTGTAGCTGACGTTTTACTTCAAGCACAACGCTATGGCTACGATGAACCAAGTGGTAAGCAAAATCATAAATTAATGGACAGCTTCCGTTCAATGATCGTTGTTAAAAAAGGTTCTAAGATTAAATCTTGGAAAGATCTTAAAGGTAAGACGATTGCCGTTCAAGACCCAACCTCTACTTCTGGTTACGTTCTTCCAATCGCCGAACTTCACAAGAAGGGCTTAAACGTACCAAAGGATTGTAAGTTAGTTCAAGTTAAGGGACACGATCAAGCTGTTTTATCAGTTTATAACGGAGACGCTGATGCTGCCTTTGTCTTCTCAGATGCTCGCCCACTTGCTGCAAAAGATGCACCAGCCGTAATGAAAGATGTTGTTCCAATCTACTTTACCAAGTACATTCCAAACGATACTGTTTCAGTTAGAAGTGGTATGTCCAAGTCATTTAAGAAGAAACTTGCTAAAGCATTCAAAGATATTGCCAAGACTAAGAAAGGCAAGAAGATCCTTGAAAACATCTACCAACACTATGATTATGTAGATTCTAAAGATTCTAACTTCAACATTGTTCGTGAATACGAAGCTGAAGCTAAAAAAGCTCAAAAATAAGTTTAATATTTTTAAAGGCCACCCTACTTTGACTTGTAGGATGGCCTTTTTCTCGTTTAAAATTAGAATAGATTTTTAATCGAGGTTTTTAAATGAAACTAAATAAAAAATTTTCTCTACTACTAATAGCAAGTACTGTTTTTTTGAGCCTAAGTGCTTGCAGCAAACCAACTCATGAAGGGCAAACAAATAAAAAGCTAGCCAATCACATTGCTTTAATCTCAGATACCAATGGAATTAAAGATAATTCTTTAAATCAATCTGCCTGGCAAGGCGTTAAGAATTACGGTACTAAGAATAACCTTGTTGAAGGAAATAAAGGCTACAATTATTTCGTTCCTAAAGATCCCCAAGATTATCAAGCAACTATCAACAAAGTTCTAGATAATGATTTTTCAACAATCATTGGCGTTGGTTATACACTTAAGCCTAATATTGTTAAAGCCGCGAAGAGTAATCCTAAAAAGAACTTCGTTCTTATTGATACTCATGCTGCTAAGATTAAAAACCTAGCTAGCATCTCCTTTAAAAATCAAGAAGGAGCTTATTTAGCAGGCGTTGCAGCTGCCTACACCACTAAAAGCCACACAGTGGGACTTATTTTAGGGCAAAACAGTAAAGAGATGGATTCCTTTAAAGCCGGTTTTACTCAAGGAGTTACAGCCAGCAGTCGTAAGCTTCATAAGCATATTAAAGTGATGAGCAAAACTGTAGGTAATTTTTCAGATATTAATAAAGCGCATGATATTGCCCAGGAAATGTACAATCAGAAAGCTGATATAATCTTCCAAGCTGCGGGCAAAAGCGGTCAAGGCGTCTTTAAAGCTGCCAAAGAAGTCAATCAAACCAATCCCGTAGGACAAAAGGTCTGGGTTATTGGTTCAGATGAAGATCAAACCAAACTTGGAAATTACCAAGCAAAAGGCGGTCAACCTTCTAACTTTACCCTTACCTCTGTAATCAAAAGCGCAGATGTAGCTGTTGAAGATCTTGCTAATCAAACTGCTAAGGGTAATTTCCCTGGTGGAAAGAACTTAAACTATGGTCTTAAAAACAAAGGTATTTCTCTAGTACAAGGTAATTTATCTTATCATACCTGGATCAAAGTTCAGAAAGCCAAGCAGAAAATTATTGATGGTAAAATCAAGATCATGGCTAATCGTTAAAAGATCGGTAGCATCAAAATTAATACAAACTAAAAAGTCACATTAACTTATGCCAAAAAGTTACTTGTGGCTTTTTTCTTTGCTTTATTTTTTACATTACTATCTACATTACAAAACACACTATAATATAGTTGTATAGATACAAAGAAAGTGTGTTTAAGATGGCTAATGAAAGTAAAATAGTGACTCTTAAAAATGGTTATCATGTATGGACTCGTAAAGAAGGACACGGTCCTATTAAGATTTTGCTTCTGCACGGCGGTCCTGGCATGGATCATGAATATCTTGAGCCTTTTTCTAATTACATTAAAATGCATCCCAATATAGAGATTATCTACTATGATCAATTGGGATCATATTTCTCAGATCAACCTAATGATCCAAAGTTATGGACAATTCCGCGTTTTATAGAAGAAATAGAAGAAGTCCGTAAAGCATGGGATTTAGATCAGTTTTATTTATACGGTCAATCATTTGGTGGTTTATTTGCTTTAGAATATGCCGCTTCTAAATACGGCAAACATGTGAAAGCCCTAA is a window encoding:
- the cydD gene encoding thiol reductant ABC exporter subunit CydD — protein: MIDKRLFKLPKAKIMLAMLAGLMFLQAFAILGQGIFLARAIVGSWKQQPFTEIAQDVLLFLIFYLLRQGINWFQKWYMNRYANQTTTLLRQQLLNKTYDGGIALVSRIGTGNLVSTLLDGMDEISNYLSLIFPKLIALAIVPWVILIYIFTLNALSGWILLLVFPLLILFMIILGTAAQSKASKQYAGYVKLQNHFVDALRGLSTLKVLGLARRYGNIVYKNSENYRKKTMGVLRVAILSTFTLDFFTTLSIAMIAMFLGIGLINGNLVLYPSLVILILSPEYFLPIRDFGNDFHATLNGKNALGQIFDILAFPTTPQEDQLSSFTWNNDSTLVAKNLSFNYSHVDQSKFTVNKNAKMSGVVKKKTMHKTSQHTADELRNINLNLTGFQKVGIIGPTGAGKTTLMRILAGFLTPHLKDDNFTINGQTLTQLNQKNWQNQITYIPQDPYMFATSIKDNLTFYNPNASQEEIDAALKATDLDNFVASLKDGLNTKIGENGRGISGGQKQRIALARAFLAKDRKILFFDEPTAHLDIETEYELKQPMKKLMENHLVFFTTHRLHWLNDMDWCLVIENGEIVEQGTPADLAKNGTAFKKLTKPLKEDQL
- the cydC gene encoding thiol reductant ABC exporter subunit CydC, whose translation is MMNKKFSWKNDHWIKPYLAQYKWNFLLAIFLGVIMFFCGGALMFYAGYTIDKAATRPENILMIYVPIVLMRAVGIGRPLFRYLERLVSHNWILRVTSSLRRRLFYIAERNTSAVGSSFQTGSILSLLTDDIGHLQNLYLRTIFPAILSYLVGFFVVILLGLFSWPLAGAIAILLVAELVLVPLFSLLKQAAVRTKEKEEKAQLYTEFTDQVLGAGDWKISGRRDAFFNQTKETLKSLGQHEKKSGKFDWARDFGLEFIFGLMAVALLYFTNQTLTNNQEAANYVGAVVLALFPLSDAFIPVGQGIEEWHTYSDSVKHLNELKVPENRLPAQQYLDPAFAGTLRVSDISFTYPKEDYPIIQNFSLTLKRGQKAALIGPSGAGKSTILQLILGDLKPNQGTVTLDHLNVLKLQRERSKLFSVLNQEPFLFNTTIYENLKMANSDATTDQMMEILEKVQLADFVNSLPKKLDTEVAEAGARFSGGQKERLALARVLLQDTPIVLLDEPTVGLDPLTEQKLLNLVFEVLKNKTVVWVTHHLQGVKYMNEVLFFKDGKVTMQGNPHDLFKHNEHFHQLYLMDQGLI
- a CDS encoding prenyltransferase — its product is MSAEAKQGYYELIEPRTLFNSIIPVLLGMMYTEYNFQFFRIFPTIEMCIATIVLQIFMNVNDGYWDYKREKAAKTGDHKKNPIGKYHLNPKHVLAFVWVLFIVSAVCAILIGLQTNIYIWIVGIICYAIAISYSTGSHTISAGPFGEIAACFAMGFGIFLVMVYINVCSKVSFNWNFIYPIILAAGIPEICNFTLMLGNNLCDHDADIANGRHTLVSYIGIKGGLYLFVFNYLLGFFLTGWAIWIGVLPWSVALILICIPTIYKNMRFLWKIQTKPKSFPKVVQNTQVLFITEAVGFFIGLILNLRIR
- a CDS encoding Blp family class II bacteriocin, which codes for MKVLNECQLQTVVGGKNWSVAKCGGTIGTNIAIGAWRGARAGSFFGQPVSVGAGALIGASAGAIGGSVQCVGWLAGGGR
- a CDS encoding extracellular solute-binding protein, whose product is MNLYKKIALGLVAGLALIATGCSKGNKEDSSAANIPTKITKKTTVTFWHGMNGGQRAELEKLTAEFEKKNPNIKIKLENQGSYIDLQAKVNSTLQSPNNLPTITQAYPGWLYNAVKSNMLVDLSPYINNSKLGWGSAAKSNIRTELLDGAKIQGKQYGIPFNKSIEVLTYNKSMFEKYGIKKVPTTMKELAQVSETIYKKSNHQVVGAGFDSLANYYTLGMKNEGINLTDKVNFTGKDSKKVIDYYAQGMKKGYFTTAGSAHYLSGPFANEKVAMYIGTSAGEGYVKKAVGDKFTYDVAARPGKYTMQQGTDIYMFKKATAMQRTAAFKYMQFLTSKSTQLKWANATGYIPVNNSVVKSKEYKENTKTKLPAKLEGAMKHLYSIPVAKNSNAAYSQLDPIMAKILYAAKNGQNVDNQIKAGKAKFDAAWKQ
- the phnD gene encoding phosphate/phosphite/phosphonate ABC transporter substrate-binding protein — its product is MKIKKFLIGAAMVLLAATSAACSNSKSASKSSDGYTPKELNVQFVPSVQASKLEAKAKPLQGLLEKQLHMPVHVTVSTDNSALVEAMASKKVDVGFLPPDAYVLAHKRGVADVLLQAQRYGYDEPSGKQNHKLMDSFRSMIVVKKGSKIKSWKDLKGKTIAVQDPTSTSGYVLPIAELHKKGLNVPKDCKLVQVKGHDQAVLSVYNGDADAAFVFSDARPLAAKDAPAVMKDVVPIYFTKYIPNDTVSVRSGMSKSFKKKLAKAFKDIAKTKKGKKILENIYQHYDYVDSKDSNFNIVREYEAEAKKAQK
- a CDS encoding BMP family ABC transporter substrate-binding protein is translated as MKLNKKFSLLLIASTVFLSLSACSKPTHEGQTNKKLANHIALISDTNGIKDNSLNQSAWQGVKNYGTKNNLVEGNKGYNYFVPKDPQDYQATINKVLDNDFSTIIGVGYTLKPNIVKAAKSNPKKNFVLIDTHAAKIKNLASISFKNQEGAYLAGVAAAYTTKSHTVGLILGQNSKEMDSFKAGFTQGVTASSRKLHKHIKVMSKTVGNFSDINKAHDIAQEMYNQKADIIFQAAGKSGQGVFKAAKEVNQTNPVGQKVWVIGSDEDQTKLGNYQAKGGQPSNFTLTSVIKSADVAVEDLANQTAKGNFPGGKNLNYGLKNKGISLVQGNLSYHTWIKVQKAKQKIIDGKIKIMANR